From the genome of Solirubrobacterales bacterium:
ACGGGGTCACGATCGCCGGGGGGCAGGGCCACCTGAAGGGCAGGATCGCGCGCATCGCGCATTGCGGCTACTACGGGGCGTTCGACATCGTGGTCGCCCTTTCGGCCCTGGAGATGTCGTTGCGCGATCTCGGACACGATGCCGAGCCGGGCGCGGGAGCCGCGGCGGCCCAGCGCGTGTTCGCAGCGGCTGGCACTGCCCCGACACCGGTCGGTTAGTGGACGTCAAGCTGAAGGTCCTGGTCAAGGAGAAGATCGCCGAGTCCGGCGTCGAACTCCTGCGCGGCGACTTCGAGGTCGAACTCGGCCTCGAGATGTCCGACGAGGACCTGGGCGAGCGAATCGGCGAATTCGATGGGATCGTGATCCGCTCGCAGACCTCCATGACGGCGGACTTGATCGATCGCGGCGCGAAGCTGAAGGTGATCGGTCGTGCCGGAACCGGTGTGGACAACGTGGACGTGGACGCGGCCACGAAGCGGGGGGTCGTGGTCGTCAACGCCCCCGAATCGAACGCGGTCGCGGCCGCCGAGCACACACTCGCCCTGACCCTTGCCCTGTGCAGGAACGTCCCGCAGGCGCACTCTTCGCTGGTCGGGGGGGACTGGGCGCGGTCACGGTTTGCGGGCAACGAGCTATACGGAAAGACCCTCGGCGTCATCGGCTTTGGGCGGATCGGTCAGCTCGTCGCCCACCGGGCCCAGGCCTTCGCGATGGAGGTGGTGGCCTATGACAAGTTCGTGGCTGCCGAGCGCTTCCGCGAGCTGGGGGTCGAGCATGCCCAGACCAGCGACGACCTGTACTCGAAGGCGGACATAGTCACCATCCACCTGCCGAAGACCCCGGACACGGTCAACTGGATCGACGCGGAGGCGATCGCGAAGATGAAGGACGGAGTGCGGATCGTCAACTGCGCCCGGGGTGAGCTGGTCGACCTCGAGGCGCTTCAGGCGGCGCTCGAGTCGGGAAAGGTCGCCGGGGCGGCGCTCGACGTCTTCCCGTCCGAGCCGTTCACCGACCATCCCCTGTTCGGCCGCGACGACGTCGTCGTCACGCCGCACCTGGGGGCGTCCACCGCGGAGGCACAGGACCGCGCCGGGATGATCACCGCCGACCAGGTGCGTCGCGCGCTCTCGGGCGGCGTGGTCACCAACGCGGTCAACATCGCCGCCGTCCGTCCCGAGGAGATGGAGGCGCTGGCTCCCTTCGTGCCCCTGTGCGAGAAGCTGGGCCGGCTGGCCCAGGGCCTCGGCGACGGTTCCGTTGACAGGATCTCGGCGGAGTTTCGCGGCAGGATTGCGGAGCACGACACCCGGTTGCTCGGAATTGCTGTCCTGGTCGGGATTCTCTCCGGCCACACCGAGGAGCAGGTGAACCTGGTCAACGCCCCCTCCCTGGCGGAGGAGCGCGGCATCGAGCTGACCGAGCTCAAGGACACCGTGTCGGACGAGTTCACCGAGCTGGTCACGGTGCGGATCGACTCCGGGAAGGAGGCTGTGCAGGTGGCTGGAACGGCGGTCGGGCCACGGAACCTTCCTCACCTGGTGAGGGTCTGGGGGGAGAGCTTCTACATGCCGTTTGCCGACCACCTGGTGGTGTTTCGCTACCAGGACCAGCCGGGGATGATCGGGCGCATCGGGACGATCTTCGGCCAGCACGGGGTGAACATCGCCTCCGCTGCGGTCGGGGCCGAGGAGTCGGGCGATCAGGCCGTTCTGGCGCTGACCACGGACGCGGGCGTCCCCGAGGTCCTGCTCGACGAGATCCTGCAGCTGAACGGCTTTCACGCCGGCCGCGCCATCGACCTTTAAATACATAACTCCGGCGGAAGCCTCGGCTTCGCCTACCAGGGAGCCGCAGGCGACCGGTCATCCGGCGAAGCCGGATGCGCCGGGTTAGGGCGCTGTCCTTACCCGGCAGGTCCACACGCTGCTAGCGCGACTTCGTCGGGCAGGTGTATGTTCAGCTCGTGCGTGCGGTCGTGATCACCCGGCACGGTCTGCCCGAGGTCCTGCAGGTCCAGGAGCGGCCGGATCCGCCCGTGGGGCCCGGCGAGGTGCGGATCGCGGTCAAGGCGGCCGGCATCAACTTCGCCGACACGCTGGCCCGGGTCGGCCTCTATCCCGACGCACCCAAGGTTCCGTGCGTGGTCGGCTACGAGGTCGCGGGCGAGATCGAGTCGGTGGGGGAGGGGGTCGATTCGCACCGCGCCGGCGACCGGGTGATCGGTGCGACCCGCTTCAACGGCCAGGCTGAGCTGGTCACGGTGCCCGCGGAGCAGGCATTTCCCCTGCCCAAGGGCATGTCATTCGAAGAGGGGGCGGCGTTCCCCGTCAACTACGCAACCTCCTATGCGGCCCTGGTGATCATGGGCGGGCTGAAAAAAGGAGAGCGGGTGCTCATCCACGCTGCCGCCGGCGGGGTAGGAATCGCCGCGACGC
Proteins encoded in this window:
- the serA gene encoding phosphoglycerate dehydrogenase, giving the protein MDVKLKVLVKEKIAESGVELLRGDFEVELGLEMSDEDLGERIGEFDGIVIRSQTSMTADLIDRGAKLKVIGRAGTGVDNVDVDAATKRGVVVVNAPESNAVAAAEHTLALTLALCRNVPQAHSSLVGGDWARSRFAGNELYGKTLGVIGFGRIGQLVAHRAQAFAMEVVAYDKFVAAERFRELGVEHAQTSDDLYSKADIVTIHLPKTPDTVNWIDAEAIAKMKDGVRIVNCARGELVDLEALQAALESGKVAGAALDVFPSEPFTDHPLFGRDDVVVTPHLGASTAEAQDRAGMITADQVRRALSGGVVTNAVNIAAVRPEEMEALAPFVPLCEKLGRLAQGLGDGSVDRISAEFRGRIAEHDTRLLGIAVLVGILSGHTEEQVNLVNAPSLAEERGIELTELKDTVSDEFTELVTVRIDSGKEAVQVAGTAVGPRNLPHLVRVWGESFYMPFADHLVVFRYQDQPGMIGRIGTIFGQHGVNIASAAVGAEESGDQAVLALTTDAGVPEVLLDEILQLNGFHAGRAIDL